DNA sequence from the Megalops cyprinoides isolate fMegCyp1 chromosome 24, fMegCyp1.pri, whole genome shotgun sequence genome:
CTTAAAGGGACTGGGGCTTTGCAATGTCGTCCCACCGGGTGTCAGGGTTCCTGTTTCTGGGTGATGAGGAGTCTGGGTTTGCTCCACTGCAGCGGCATTAAACAGGTTCTGCTTATTGCAGGTGATGAGGAGTCTGGGTTTGCTCCACTGCAGCGGTATTAAACAGGTTCTGCTTATTGCAGGTGATGAGGAGTCTGGGTTTGCTTCACTGCAGCGGTATTAAACAGGTTCTGCTTGACGAGCATACAGCTGTGAGAAACCCTCTGTTTATTGTACGGATACTAAACAGATAAAGAAGAGgttattttcacacacactgaaatggtTTGGATGCACATGAAAGGCGTTTATAGCTTATCTCCTCGAACTCCATGAGCTTCTCccagtgtgtatttgtgtgttaaAAGGACGGATCTGCTGATGCTGTCTCCTCCCAGTGCCCCTGCCGTGACCTCAGCACAGACCCGCAGAGATGCATAAAGCAGCAGGCCTCAGGAGGGCGCTCACGAGCTCTCCTCAGCCATCAGGCCTTGACTGGCGGATGCTGCTGCGGTGAACCCCTCCCCCGCGCCGCGCCCTCTGGTAACCTCTCAGGCAGACGGCGGTAAGGGTCCAATCACGAGTCGAGCTGCTGTAGCTTTTGCTTTAGCTTTCACTTCTGCTCTGCACAGCCTCAGGCTCCAGGCCAAAACACACGGTCACAAGGTCCGGACCGCTGAACCGCGCTCACCAAGACCGTGACGTGAACGCGTCAGACTGTGTCCCGTGCTCCTTTTATAATAAATACTGATATATGAATCAGCTGCATATAGTGATCAAATTCCTATACCTGGAATGATTACTGATGATATCCTAAATATTACTAATGTAAGGAAAAACCAAGGCGCAGTTCCGATCTTCACAGAAAAGtctatttacaggaacggcagttgtcagaaatacgtgaaaacgcactctgggttcagagTCAATCTGAACCCCGAGCACTCagcgaaagcattctttatactgatacagagctttgatcaggatcgacaataattagcatacaggtggtgaaatacaggaggtctggtaattacattatcttccctagcaagaacagttctcaatcacccatcaccggtttctttGGAAGTATCAATTGCTGTAATGGCCAGCCacggccaaagtgacaattgatgtcagtgagcagaactgtggttacaataaggccatctagacaaatgaatacaggtattagcacagatcctctcacttttAAGGTatgctatcttatgctgcactgagtgagctggtttagggaaCTGGGCCAAAATCTTACCGTAATCAATAATTGATGCTCACATTAATTATCTTGGACTCACTCCCAACATGTTACATGACACGCAATTGAGTCCAGTGGTGCATGTGCTTTTAAGAGTTGAATGTAGCAAATCTCTTGCCTTAATTAACTGTTGTGTACTTTGACTCGCTGTTGGTAGTTTGGAGTTCtgtttaaaattacttttaaacaggtttttaaacTTTAGccaggcacagacacacgcagggacagacaggctgGCGCTCCGGGTTGCGACCGCCATGGCTCAGGCGTTGGCGATCCTGCAGCCGAAAACGCAGCTGGAGTGGGAGCTGACCTGCCCAGTGTGCCGGGACATCTTCAGCGACCCCCACCTGCTGCCCTGCGGACACTCCTGTCTATTAAAAAGCTACAAAAAGCATGAGGTATATATCCATGTTCAACGATGCATATATTTAAGCAAAGCAAAGTGTTTCTTTAAACCAAATTTATTTACTTCAAATAATcataaaagcaaacacaaaaaacatccaaGAGATAAGGACactttataaaatgtgtttgttaggGATGCTGATTTTATGAAATTTCATTCTCATGGATCGGAGCtgaaacaaataacattttaatcacTGACAGACGAAACGAAAAATGCCCTTTTGCTCCTCATTTTTGTCGTTTAAATATTTGTTAACCTTTGATCCTCAGTGCATTTCATCCATCCGAATCTCCAGTgacaataattaattttgtgctGCCAAGACCTTTAAACCAGACCTACAACAGTATGTCTGCACTGTGTCATGATGTGTGACAATCGGAACCGGATACGCAGGATGGTGTCTAAGCAagaatttattgcttttttggaatgttaatatgaattttaaataaaggGCATAGGCTACATCCGTAAACCTCCATAAAGCGAACATGATTATAAGTCTGCTGCCGTGGGCTCAGTGCAGGTGCGGTTTCGAAAAGCATTCTCCCATGACGGTCTGGGTAAACAAGCTGGATTGGCTGTTCGGGGCGGCGGGGCAGTGTGATAGGACCTGTTATACAGCCTGTTTTGTCTTTCAGGTTTTCTGTTAGCTGTTTGTCCAGAAGGGGGCGCTGTTTCAACAGGACAGCCTGCGCAGCACGTTTGGCAGCTGACGCCGTCCCCCCCGCAGAGGTACAGACCGACAGCGGGAGCACGTCACATGACGCGTCTGTCTCTCACATGTGAGTCGCACCATTTTAACGGCCATATCGTGACCCAATCGTGACGCGACTAATTTCTGCATTCTGAGTTAACCATCAGAGGAAGTAATTAAGATACAGTTCTGAGCCTGTAGCAATTAACTTTATTTTATCCAATACGGGGTCACCCCCTTGAGTGATGTTGGATTAGGAACCTTCAtcgtgaaaaaaaaacttttagttACATggctttggggaggggggtttggaAGACagtttaagattaaaaaaaaatggacgtTTTGAGTACAGCAGTCATCTCTTGACTTTACAGGCAATTAAGGGTTTACATTAACAGAAACCACCTAGACTTTAGTTCTCCCAgttaatacaataaaacttaAGACTGagaacaaagaataaaaaactgAGATCTCCTCACAGTTAGAACAATTAACACACAGTCTGTCAGAAGTTcatgcagaatgaaaacaaatttattcAGGCTCAGCTGGATATGTGTAAGTGTTCAGAGCCCATTTCATCTGCCTGAATTTTCACCCACTAAGGGTGTGATGATCAGCGGGGCTGAATTTGCACCCCCATTGTTCCCACAGGGGCTGAAGAATGGATAGAGTTTTTCACGGAAGGTGTATCCAGTGAAGGAGTAGATATGAGACCTGGTCTCCACATCATAAAAAGAGACCTCACCCTTCTCGTAATCCACAAACACCCCCACCTTCTGGGGCTTCACTCTCAAGATGAGGGGGACAGGTGCGCTTTCGTTGGCAGTGTACTTCCTCCCGTTCCTCAGCCATATGGTCCAGCATCCATTCTCTGGGCACAGAGTTATCCTCCCCTTCCTGCTGACGGACTCTCTGGCCACGCCCAGATCCCACTCTGTCTTCCCGCCCACATGCACCTCCCAGTAAGCTCTCCCTGAGGAGAACCCCTCCTTTCCCAGCACATTGGGGGCTGGATTAAACCTCTCTGGTCTGTCGGGGAGcacctgctctctgtctccgtgCCTAACTTCTTTCCTGTCCTCAGACAGGATGAGCTCAGGGTTGGCTGTGTCAGGGTCCAGAGTCACATCCACTGTGGAGTGGCAGAagtaatttcagaaatgttaatgCAGTTATGAATATCATTAGAGCCAACAGCaagaagaaataaaactgtacaCCAAGCTCATACCTGCATAATTTTGCATCTTACTCATTTCTGCAAATAAAAGGGGAAACAAGGACACAGATTTAGTCAAACAGATCACAAAGGAGTAattctgaaacactgaaattacaatCAACATCACAGTACATGAGTTATTTACTCATTTCCTGCTGTTGAGATAGAGCTATGTTGATCTTCTCCAAATCCACATCAGATACTGCGAAGTCAGACATGTGTTCAGGTGTGTGCAGAGATGTGTCAAcctggagaggaagaaagaggaatgGGTACATCTGCAGCCAAAGAGCAGGGCTGGCCAGATCAGcgtacagagacagagaaaacagcacagcccaTATCATCACCTTACTATAGAggcacaacagcaacacacGTACCATTACAGCATTAACTGTAGCAACTGTCTAAAGTCTGACCCAAAAAGTCACTGAGATGATTTTTCAGGCACATGAGTGTGAAGTGCAACACCAATTTGTTTATATAGTACTTGTTAAGTTCCAAAGATTTGGGAGGAGAACTGTCAGACAATCCCTATGTAATGAACCAAACCTACACAAAGCGGTTCTTTCTTTACAAACTATGACTATAAAAACCCCACTCGCCAGGTCCtctctgcatcagctgttcCCAGCATCCCTgctccaccccaaccccccctttcATGCCCAGTCTCTTCACTGGACTGCAAGCCAAAGGTCAGCACCCCTATACCCACATCACCAGCCTCCACATTCTCCCTTAtgcacatttgcattacatgcaGACTTATATCTACACAATAGCTCTAATCATTTAGtaattgtgttctttttcatttgacaggaccccccttctctgtgtgctgcctgcGTCTCTTTGTGGACCTGCATGCAAACAGTCGGGCTCCCTCACTGTCACTTACTTGGCAGATGACCATTGGGGCTTTGTTTTTACCACCGTCATCCCCACAGGGGCTGAAGAATGGATACACTTTCTCCGCAGTGTAACTAGCGAAGGTGTAATCAGTGAAGGTGTAGATATGCGACCTGGTCTCCGCATTATAAAAGGAGACCTCACCCCTCTCGTATTCCACAAACACCCCAACCTTCTGGGGCTTCACCCTCAACgtgagggggacaggggggctTGAGTTGGCAGTGTACTCCCTCCCGTTCCTCAGCCATATGGTCCAGAATCCGTTCTCTGGGCACAGACTTATCCTCCCCTTCCTGCTGACGGACTCTGTGGCCACGCCCAGATCCCACTCTGTCTTCCTGCCCACATGCACCTCCCAGTAAGCTCTCCCTGAGGAGAACCCCTCCTTTCCCAGCACGTTGGGGGCTGGATTAAACCTCTGGGGGTTTTCGGGGAGATCTTGTCTTCGGTGTCCTTGGGTAAGTCGTTTCCCATCCTCAGACAGGACAAGTATTGGACTTGCTGTATCAGGGTCCAGTTTAACATCCACTGTGGAGcacatttgtaattttaaaatctCGACAAACACTAGTATTGTGAAAGGCAGCAGTGTACTTCTGTTTTTGACAATAGATGAAGTACCGTCCTTGGCATACCTGCACACTGCTTCATCTTCTGGAACTCTGTAAGATAAACAGTGTTTGGTGACAATACTGTAGATTATATGCATTATACTGATAATGAAGTAAGCTGTACTTCACTAGAGGAAGAGCTGTTCTACAGTATTGAAGTGGATATATCCACTTCCGCTGCATTCAGGTCTGGGGGTTCTGCGTTTCTGACAGGCGGGGTTCTGACCAGCAGGTTAGCGCCGTACGGCATACGGCAGGAAAGCAGGCCGCAGCGAGATTCTGTCTCAGCTTTGCCATTCAGCCTCTGGCATTACAGCGAGAAACGTGTCTCAACACTGCTATCACTCATCAGGTGCTTCCAAAAACCATATTTTAGCAGCTGGCTAATCTTTTTGGCCCCCATGCCCATGGGGAAATTATAGATATAATATATGGAATATGCTGACAAACTAAATATGCCTTACCTTCAGGGCTGCATACTAATGAAAGCAAAAGACAGGAGAAAATATTAGATACAGTTGCATACAAAACACTACTCTTTATTATGACATTAACAACACAAATTCCACAATTCACAATCattcactttgatttttttctgtgaagggTTTTATGAGGATACCAAAAAAGGGTAGGGATGCAAAATGGGATATTTCACTCTTGTAAAGGAAAGTGAAGGCAGTTtataaaatttgtttgtgttatacAAAATTTGTTGGTGTGAAATACCTGTTTCTGATTGTCCTAATTATGTCTGTTTCTTAAAAATGCCAGGTCATTAGACACTGCACTGGGGTTTTCTCCTGAAAGGCAGGAGTGTGTAACCTTCACTGACCACTTACCGTCCTCGGAGTCATCGCAGTCGTCGGAGTTGCCTGAGCAGGGAGGGGAATGGAAAAGTGTCAGTGCAGGTCTGTATGGTGGACTGACGTGTGAAGATGTGGTTTCTGTAAGCACTGGTCTTAAAATGGCCTAATTAGGAGCACTTACAGTTGTGTTTCGCTCTAGTAGGAACATCTGCCATATTGAAACATAACAGAGCTTTAAATACAACATTTCTTATTCTTTATGTGCCATTATAATCTTCCACAGGACTTTGCTTTGCTTCTTTGGTCTTCTGCTTCCGTGAAAAGAAATTGCTTCACCTTCTATTATTGTCTTAATAAATTCTTCTGTAGCTTTAAAATCTGAATCTCATCAGGAAGTTTTTTCTGTAGCTCCTTGCCACACTCACCATCACTGGAAAGAGTTTCTTTTAGCTTCTGAGCAAGATCGTTCTGCTGCATCATCTTCAGGATCTTTTGTGTAGTGCGACACGCTCCTTTCTTCCCATATTGATCCACCATTTTATCCACAACCTCATGCCTGTCTTTCCCTTCCAGCTGCCCCTTGGGAATGTGTGGCACACCCGCCACCTCCTTCAGCTCATCCTGACACAGGTACCAGGTAAACCTTTTAAAATCCTTAGCCTCCAAATCATCCAGAATGGAAACAAGTGTAGATTTCACAGGTGCCATGGTGGGCGATTACAGAGTGGCtggaactgaaaaacaacaaaaaaaggaaaagcaaacacCTCTAATTATGGTTCTTAACAGATCCAACTGACGTTAACATCTTACTTTAAAACATATGGAACCTTGTATGGCTCATATTTTGGTAAAATAAACTCATGTTTGCAGCCATTGTGAGCTGGATTAAATGCATATATGATCATGGGCCACGGATCATTTTTCTTGTTGGTAAATCAGTAGTGAATTATACCAGATTCTTTGTGATAATTAAACAAAAGGAGAGTCAGTGTTTGCAAATGACTAAAAAAGTCTTCTGTATTGTGGTGAGCTCTGGAATCTCACTTCCAGTTTCATGTTCATTTCCACTGTAATAAATCAATCACCCCAAAACTAAAACTTTCAAAAGTAAAATGCATATTGAACCTGTCACTTACTGTATAATCTCAGTGTTCAAATGaagtgtaaatattttgcaaagttttgtaaatattacacacatttaataattattcatttaaaatggtgcATTAATTCACATACATAGTACAaccatttacataaataacataaatatttgacaaatatttcaaaaattttgCAAATGTGTCATTGCTTGAATGTtccaaacatttacataaacagcGAAAGTTTCATGTATTTAGTAACTGTGAGTCTAATGGAAATGAGCTTTGCCTAGTTATCATAAATAACAGATTAGGGTTGAAGTGGGCAGAGTAGATAATAACGGACAGATAAAACGCCAtgacccagaatgcactgcaccAAACACAGCACTCCTCTAACATAAAACTCCATGCTATCATGTGAGCGTGTATGAACCCTACAACAAATAACTGTATGGTGATTTAACCATTTATGATCAGTTTACAATATAGATATGATGTATACACTCACACTGAAGAGCAGAAAATTGATTGAGAAATGTTACAGGAAACCTTAGTGGTTTAGTCGAAGAGGCCCCCAGCTGAAATATAAGCAGAACAGGAAGCACAAAGAACTGAACTATTCACCTCCCCCCATTCAGCGCTGACTCTGTAAACAAGGGTGAATGTTGTCATTGTTGTAGTTTTGCAGGTAACATCATGCATATcctgaaaatataaattcacaaaaatgtgattttgagaTTAGACAGTACTGCATCTTGATGCAGCAGTCATGCAGATTTGAGTTTCCTGATCACAGTCACATGATGGCATGTAAAGGATTCACAGCTTCCGGATTCATGCTGTATTCAGATATGTGTTGTGCatcctttgtgtttttactccTGTTTTGAAATCTATCTTACTCACCGCTTAGCCCAACTTCTCTGAATAATATGGTTTCCCTGGGGGTTTTACAATGTGAGCAGTGAGCAGACTCACCCCCATCAGGTACCTTTCAGCCCGAAAGCAGGACTGTGACACGGCACACAACACTAGGTTGATCTTAATCCTTCAACAGTTTGAGCCCGAACAATTACACCCATGTGCTTGTTGTGTATCACAGGAGCCttccttttcaaatgtgttcaaGCTGCATGGCATATTAATATATGCAATCTGAAGTATAACACTGCAAAAAGAACCTTTAAAGGAATCATCACTTGGCATAATAAACAACTCATTAGGCATGCATAATCGCAATCAATCGTAATGCTACCAAAACCTGAAGGTGATAATCTGAACAGTGTTAGTAGTCAACAAGCAGTTTTAGTTTACCTTGAAATATGGTTTTTCACAGAGATTTTAAAGTCTCGCCTTCAGCCTGAGTAAGACACGGACTTGTAGTCAGTCAGTCGCTCGCCCTTCCGAGAAATAATTCCCGATTTTTTTATGGGGGCTGGATTAAAATAGTCAAAGTGCAAAGACAGAGCGATAAGATAAGCTGTGAATGAATATGTAGCAGCATTAAAGGCAGAAGGACTGCGCTCGTGAAGTAAAGGCAAGTGTTTATTATAAATGTGCGTTATCTTAAGAAATGAAGCAACGCTTTTTACCACATCCATTCACTGTACCGAGGAGACCAGTTTAAGAGCTATACAGACATTGCAAATACGCCACGCTGCCGGCACTGTCTGCAAGAACAGACCTACAGTAAGTACCGCATGCTGATGCTGCAGCCACAGAGGTTTCGATTCTCTGACTATAACATTGCGTTGCGCAGCTACGCTCATGCAGCCCTCTGACCAGGAGCAGGGCAGGCCAGGGAGACGAGGGCGACTGAGGCCGCCCTGAACCGGATGTTATGGATGACCTGGTGTGTTGGCCACAGTGGGCAAACAGTTTGTAAACGTGTTTGTAAGCTGTCCCAATCGAGCGGGGTAACACTCTTCAGgattcttttgtttcatttttttatagtttaacTCTTTGGTTATACAGGCGCATGGGAATTTCAGGTTCGGTGGGAAGGCGTGGGATCAGACTCAACggcaggagaaaatacagatgcAACTGTGCTCCGcagggtgcacaaaaagtcataaatactgttTAGACATCAGAAtcaactgggggtgcactgaggtctgtctgggggtgcaatgcacccctgaACACCCCTCTAGCGGCGGGCCTGCCTGGGGATgctcctttttcttttgcttgtttttctgcCGTGTGCTTGACTCGGTTTTATGTCAGGTTTTTTCCGTTGCCTCTAAAAACCAGCTACACAACATGTCTACAATCgccctaaatgtagtcaagttgctccctccccatctcacttcactggcttcctgttatcactggcatcaagttcaaaaccttggttcTGACATACAGGGCAGTGAATGGAACAGCCCCTTCATACCTAGCATCGGTCTTCAAACCGTACGTAGGTATCGCTGcactctgcatccacagggcaactgactgtcccgaccCGAAGGGGTCGCTCTTCTCAGtcatgatccctgtctgtactggtccctcagtggaATTAACTCCCCACAGAGGtgaggacagcagaatcactggccatcttctgacacactgcagacccacctcttcagaccgcatctcggttccaccgcaatccccgccccctaacacctgttTCTTGTAGTacttggtgtttattttatgtatagtaTTGCGACATGTTATTGATACTGTGATCTCGTCACTGTGTGATGTATGTTAGTGCATGTACTTGtcttcccttagttttctaggctgcCTAGTTGTgggttagcacaagttaacctgtggtagggctggaatagtgttatgctcacactcactcgtcacactcacactcacctcTTCAGAGTTCACCtcagttccacttctatccccacctCCTAACACCTACTGCTACTTGCGTTTGATGCTGCTTTTATGTGTGgtattatgtattataatttgtgttctagggactgttgtatggTAGTAtgcttggcttttgtcagagtgcacaagttaacttgtgataggGCTTGAACGGTGTTGAACTCacactggtctgacactgttgctcgtttaaattgaatggttgCGCTTATGTTCTAATGTGATGGAAGATGCTAAATGCACGTAAATGAAACGGGTCGTGAGCTGAGTGTATTCTTTTCTCAGAAATACGATTTCCTTCAGGGGTTTCCTGTGTGAGCACTCAGCTGACACCGCCCTGAGCAGGTACTTAAGTCTGAAAGCAAAACTGTTACCTACCTGATCTATAGTGCATCATTAATAATGTCGTCTCTATGTTCAACAGCCTGGTAGCATggcggggcagcagtgtagcacagtggttaaggagcagaactcataaccaaaacgttgccagttcaattcccctctagggcactactgctgtacccttgggcaaggtacttaacccccatttgcctcagtaaactcccagctgtataaatggataacattgtaagtcgctctgggtaagagtgtctgctaaattccaataatgtaaatgtaatgtaatgaatttgcCATGCTCAAAGCTGGGTTACCACCTCGAAAGAAGCCTAGTGAACCCAAATCCATTGCATAACGTACACACCGCTCTTACGttaaaattaaaacactttGGAAACTTTGAAAGTTTTAACTCCAAGTTTGAAAAGTTTGCAAAGACGcatgacatgaaaacatcaattAGAAAGAATTCCACTTGACTGTTAAAGAAATATGATTTAGCATAACATGCCTGTAAGTGCATAATCGAACCAATTCCTTAAGTATTTCagctaaaataaatgtcatggaATAAGCGAAAAATGAGAATCGTTTTACCTTGAAATGTATTAACCCTTTAtagtttgtctttgtttttcgGGCTCCTCTTCAACCACAAACTGAAGGATCTTTTATCGGTTTTGTCTTGAACTTGTGACCTCGACAGAAATTCTTTCTTGGGgggaaataatttttttaagcgGGCTGAACATACAGCACAGGCTGCTCTGCCACATCCCCTGTTCTCTTAAAGGTGCAGTACTAACATTTCAGGACTGGTCATATACAGCTTTTACTGAGGCTAGCCAGTTCTACAGGGGGGTGTTTACATT
Encoded proteins:
- the LOC118771090 gene encoding E3 ubiquitin-protein ligase TRIM21-like; the encoded protein is MSKMQNYAVDVTLDPDTANPELILSEDRKEVRHGDREQVLPDRPERFNPAPNVLGKEGFSSGRAYWEVHVGGKTEWDLGVARESVSRKGRITLCPENGCWTIWLRNGRKYTANESAPVPLILRVKPQKVGVFVDYEKGEVSFYDVETRSHIYSFTGYTFREKLYPFFSPCGNNGGANSAPLIITPLVGENSGR